TGTGCATTTTTAACTTTGGTTCTGTGCTTTGTGAGAGTGAGGATTCCCCTCTGAAAATGAGCTGGGTTTGGAATCAAGATCTTATGTCCTTATTTGCACACTCGTGGCCATGTGATACACAAACTGCCTCAGACCCAAGTCTGTGCAAGGCCAGTTCAGGTCTTGATCTGAAGCATGGCTGACCTGCATGTTGCAAACCCAGCAACCTAAAACCTTAACTGACTGGCGTACATGGGGTCTTGTGTCTGCTTTAAGTGATGGCAGAAAGGGTGTGAAGTCAAGCAGAGATTTCTCAGTTTAAAAATGTGGTGTTGCTTTTGCAGGTGAAGCTGTGTGATTTTGGCTTTGCACGCATCATTGGTGAGAAGTCTTTCCGGCGCTCTGTGGTGGGGACTCCTGCGTACCTCGCCCCTGAAGTGCTCAGGAGCAAAGGCTACAACCGCTCCCTAGACATGTGGTCAGTAGGAGTTATTGTCTATGTGAGCCTCAGTGGTACATTCCCATTTAATGAAGATGAGGATATCAATGATCAGATTCAAAATGCAGCATTTATGTACCCACCAAACCCTTGGAAGGAAATTTCTAGTGAAggtaaagaaattaattttctctatTAGAATGTTTGTGTATGTAGATAACACATTCAAATGCTTAAACCTCAAGGTTCATTTAGAAAGGAGTGAAAATTATTGATAGTTTGAGTTTAGTAGACTATGCCAAAGTGGATAAATAAGAGCTTTAGATAATTTTCAGGGCAGGGGAGTCAGGAGATTTAGCAAGAAAAATGAATTTCATGCATGACGAATGGGATGGGTAATCTGACACTTCCCAGAAGTCCCAAGGAAAAGTTAATTAATGTGTGGGTATTTCCTGAATGCTGGCGTATTTTAGCCAAACTATAATCACAGAAATGGTTCAAAGTTGAATCTGGAATGTTAGTTTTGTACATTAGCAAGCATGGATTTAAATGTCAGGTGTGAACAACCTAGAAGTTTACAAGGCTGGTCTCTAGAGCTCTGCACTGTCAGCTTTGGTTATACGTTGTTACTGTGTTTGGTTAATACATCATTAACACACGGGTAGCTGTGGAAAGACGTATACAAAAGTATACAATAGTGGAAGTGCCCACGTCATTGTGGAACACAGGCTTATGCTCAAGCTTTTTAGGCACATCTGAAAATCACTAAAATCAGTAGGGAAAAAGATTAATGAATAACACAGTAAAGCTTTTAGTGTTTCCATCAAAAGTAGGGGGAACTTACCCCACCGTTATTTTGTAGTCTCATTTAACATAAGCAAAGCTAAATATAAAATTCAAGAGCTTGGttaaatttaaagttcagtgtAGAATACACTCacacataaaaaataaatttctactGTAGCATGTGAATGGTGAttagtatttaaaaaacataatttttgttcttctttgTCAGCCATTGATTTAATAAACAATTTGCTTCAAGTGAAGATGAGAAAACGATTCAGTGTTGACAAATCCCTTAGTCACCCATGGTTACAGGTAAACTTTTTCACTGTGTTTATTAAGGGTGAATAATTTTTTTGGCTGAAATCCTTCAGAGGCTTATGAAAACTGCAACTATCACATTCTGTTAACAAGCATTCATGAAGGCTTGAGTATTTCTGGTTATAGCGTTTCATTTGATGTGCTCCAGGATTCTGCCCATCTGTTAATGGCTTCTTTCCTCAAGGGAAATTTGTCTTACTGTCTttcccaccttttcctttctgtctgaCAGCAGTGTGAGTTTGCTGTTTTGGTTTCCCCCCAACTGTGGGCAGTGATGAATGCATGGAGCCCTGTGAAATCAGCACAAACACTGTTTGTTCAGCGCTGAAGTAGACACACAACCTGGTGTGTGCCATAACTTGTAGTTGGTTTAGAAGAGGTTTGTTTGGAATGGAGTTTATATGCTGCTTTAATAACCTTAGATACTAGCCTATTTAATTTTGAACTGTTCTTTGTGGACAGTGTTGGGGCAATTTGTGGGAGGgtgtttgtgtttggttttcttttctttcctttttttttttaacagatctTGTTGGTTATATCTTGTGGCTATTCACACTAAAAATGGAGAGAAACTGCAGAATTTGTCTGTGGAAATGTAGTGCTGCTGGTTCTTAAAACTGCTTCCTTAAATCTCTTTTACTCCTTAGGATTACCAGACTTGGCTTGACCTCAGAGAATTTGAAACGCGGATCGGAGAGCGTTACATTACCCACGAGAGCGACGATGCACGCTGGAAAGAACACGCTTACGAACACAACCTCGAGTACCCACAGCACTTCATTATGGCTCCTAACCCAGATGACATGGAAGAAGACCCTTGATTTGTTCATTATGCTAAATTGCAGCAAAGGAGGATACTCCAGGCAGAAACTGAAGATAAGTTTTGGAGCAGCTATTGCTCTTTCCAAATGCTGTACACATAGTTTGGTGTGTAAAGCCCAGAGGATCCTACATTGCCATGGCAACAGACTGTCATCTGACAAGCTTTTCTCCATCCCTGACTTTAACTATGAGTAGTTACTGGACAGTGGAATAAGCCCTGTTGGGGATCATTTCACCGAGCTGGGTGGCTACAAAGCCATTACTGAGGTGTAGTGTGTACAGATTGAATCGTTTCTGTTTTTcaagggtttttgtttttttcatagcCTACACAGTAAGAGTTTTGTAGTAGTTTTCTAATCTCTTTTTACTAGGCCATAGAGGACTGTTTTCTGTTACTTAGCTACATCTCCTGTTTCTTAAACTGTGGATGGTGAAGAGACTCTGTAAAGAAATCAGTACAGATTACCTTGGCTAAAGCAAAACAGGGTGGTTTAGTTGAATACAGCTTCACAGATGAAAGAATTAATTTGCTGCTGTTAGGACAGTTAAACATGTATGTCCTGGCCCTAACTGAACTTTTTCCAGAtaccaacagcaacaaaaaaagaaaaccccgtAACTTCTTACATTCCTCTTGAAATGCTGGCTGACAATCTAAGGAGATGACAATCAAAACTCTGCTAGGCCTTTATTTTGTCTGTTAAAAAAAGCAATAAGCCGCAACAGCGTGCTGCTGTGCAAGGCTGGCACGTCATTGATACACGCCAAAGGCTTTTTGCCTTAAAACTACACAAGTAATGCACAGAGAGCACACAAGACTTGATGTAGCATATCCTTTTCACTCTGGAAGACCAGCTTCTAGCAGAAGGATgtggaaaaatagggaaaaatatATGCAGCTTTCTTCTGTCATTTTGAGTaataagattttaaaatttttaatgttttctaatttttttaaggtTCCCTGGACTTACATCAGAAGTAGTTTGTAGCCTGCTAGCTTGTATGTTAACTCTGCTCAAAACCTAGAAGTAACAGTGGATACCACATCACCTGTTGCTTCTGCCAGGGCAGCTGGATTGTAGGAGAAAGGACTTTGCCTTCCCATGTTAACCTGCAGCCCCTCCCATCCTGTTTACTGTGGTCAGAACTATTTGATCTGAATGAAGAGTCCAAAACCAACTCCTAACTTAGTTTtttctctgtgcctcagttgaAGGATTCCCAACCACTAATCAGACTTGTGGCACAATAGAGAGGAGTCAGTAGTGTTCTTTGGAAAGAATTCCCTTGGACAGTTCAAGTTCATGGTATTTCAAAGAAGTTTGAGGCCATGAATTCTTCCAAATGGAAGAGTGTGTTTTGGTCCTatagtaaaaaacaaaaaaggtgaAATCCCTTTTTTGTGGGATAACAGTGTTGTGTTGCTGGAGGGTGCTGAAAGGCTGTATGCATCCCTGGTGTGCCAAGCTGCTTAACTGGAGCTTAGttggaaatatttctaaaatattgATACTGGCTTGACTGCAAGGGCAGTGAGAGGCTTTGGGATATCTCCTCTCTCCtacaaagattttcttttttgtttgtatgtAGATAAGTATCTTTTCCTACTGTTGTTATTCAGGTAAGGAAACAGGTGAGCAGCTTTTTAAGTTGTTAGATATATTTAAAAGTTACATGGTTAGttcagggctggcagctgcttGCAGTAGCAGTGACCGGGCAGTGGTCAGTGGCGGTTGCAGAAGGATTGCCCACAGGCAGGTTTGGGTCTTTAAcccaccttttcttttcccattgcCCTTTATCTATGCGCTGCTGCATTTTGTAGGTGTCCGTGTTGGCAAAGGCTGAGCTCTGGCTTCTTAACACTGTTAAGGGAGGGTTTCAGGACTGATTCTTGAGAGAGGCACTGCTTTTCATCTCTGGAACCAGAGCGGTCACCTCTGACATTGGTAGTTTAGTATCTGCCCACTCTTGGCAAGGGAAGTAGTGCAGTGTTTCAACTTCACTGCTCAAGTGACCACATTTCAATGAAGCCATTGCTATATTCCATCCTACCTGTACTAATGTAGATGCAGTTTGGTTTTAAACTTCAGATTTTATACTTGACCTGTCACTTCAGGTTTACCtgtgggtttgttgtttgtggTGTTTGTGTTTGGGAGGAAATAAAGCAGCTCAGTCACTTGAAAAAGCACAACAGGAATAGAGAAAGGAGGGGACAGTAATGAAGTAGAAGGCCTGGCTTTTGTCTCTCCCCATGAGGTCTGCTCTGCTTCAAAATATTATGTGAGCTATTTATTCTTCAAgttgtattaaaataaaaataatgctgtTGGCCTTTGGAGGAGATTGCCTGGTGATATATGCAGACTTATGGGGCCAGACAATAGAAGCCACAAGCAACTAGTAGtcaagaaaccaaaaaaaatcagacttacATTATGAGTAAACTTCCTAGAGTAGTAAAAATAGCTgagttttttatttcctttttttctacctTTACTGCAGACTTTGACAGCAGTAGGTTACAGTGTTTAATACCCTTACCCCTAGATGAATTAAGTTGTGTTCCTTCAAGCAATAGTGTTATGGTGATGCTAGAAAAAAGCTCATGTAAAATTTATAGCCTCAAAATGACAGTCAagtacttttatatttttatacatcCCATTGTTTGTAAATATCCTCTGATaagcttgaaaataaaatttatttccctATCAGACTCGTTCTTTTTATTTACATGAATTCTCTCTCCTATCAAATGTTCCTAGGAGTAAATGGTTCTATATTTTCTTGTTTGTGGATCTGTCAGATGTGTCCTGCTGTGGAAATTCTGCTGGCAGGAACTCCTTTTACATGCATCCTGTCACTATTCTCTTTATAAAAATATCTTCAGAGATATCAAGGCATCTTGATTTTATTCAAGTACCAAAGCTTGAATACATTTAAAGACTCCTTAGTGCATGTGTTTGTTACTGACAAGTTTTGATTCCACTAGTAAATATTTCACTCAGTTCTATCGTAAGACACCCAAACCATTGTTcattctgctctgctctgtgtgtgctggttTCTGTATGTGCAGTGTTTTATTTCCACTCAAACTGCTTTGAGGAGGTCAGTCAAGAGGTTTGGTGTGCTGCACCAGACCTACTCTGAAACAGCCATCACACATTTTACAATAGTATCTGAAATTACTTTAGTAACAGTTCATTAAATCCAGCAACAGGTGGTAGGGGAGACTTTGATTCTGGCTTATCTTTCTTGTCAGGATGTACAAGTCTGTGGTGAGGCAGCAgggcaaaaaaattaaaacagtcCCCCATCTTCTCGGGATTCATTAGCATATCATAGCTGTGAAGTAACTGCTCACGAGTTGCTGTGTCACCTGAATTCTGCAagagcacctggaaaaaaaaatgcaggttgTAGTCCTTCCTGTGTTCCTATAAATTCCTGCATACCTGCAATCCCTTCTTGCATCCTTTCACTTAATCTAACAGTGCTGTGATGGTTGGTAGAACTGGTGAGATCACTGGTGGTGGTCCACAGCCCATACACTGATGCAAGTTTTGCATTAAATGCTCCTAAATATAATATGATCAGTTTACTTTCAGGGATCTGGAGTAACTTACATCTACAGAAGCAGCTTTCTATCTCACACCTATGTGTTATTTTGAACAACTTCATTTTAAAACCAAAGATTTTTACAAAAGCTCTTGTGCTGCCTAAGAGTATTGCCTGTGGATTGGAAGAGTTCCTGTGCCTGTGAGCACTCTCGTACCTGCAGTCGGAGGTCAATGCCCATGTTCTTTAAAAACTCCCGCTGTTTGATGGGGCCTAACGTAGCTGTTCTTCCCTGTGCCATCTTCCGAAGATAGCTGAAATCAACATCTGCTGTCAGGTCTGCTGTACCTGGAGCCCTCAGCACGTTGTGAAGTTTGTGATTCCGAAAACCCTGAAAATGAAATTGGAAGATTACACTCAGCTGTAGTCCAGCCATCACAACTGGCAAAAACTAAGTTGTGTATTTGAGGGGTGAGAATAGCAAATTATACATGGAAAATCTGAGATAAATGTAGCGAGAGCTCAGATTACCCTTTCCATCTGACAGAAACCCCTCTGGGTACTGATTAAATAGGAATTATTTAGTTCTATGCAGTTTTTGCTATTATGTCCACCCATGAACTTTGTCTTACAAGAACCTGATGATCAAAGATAAAAGAGTCTTTTGGCTTATTGCTACAGGGCAAACACCTTACCCGGAAAGTGTCAGTTTTGGTTCCATCGTGGCCATAATCTGCAACCAGAGCGGCCCCACCATCCTTCTCTATCCGAGAGGCAAGCCTCTGAACAATGACACCAGCCTCAGGACACACTTCCACGTGGTCTCTTGTTTCTTCTGGCTAGTGCAGAGTTCAAAGACCAGAACACCTGTATTAGCATAGGGCAATTATCCCTCACACTTGACGTCTTGGGGCTGTTGCTTTTCTGGGACACGCAGGTAGAGGAGGTGCATTCTAGGCTATCTATACTAGCTTGAGCTAGTTTTTGCTATCACTCATTCTCAATTAGGATTTTCTGAGTGCTGGATTTCAGTCATCTCTTCAATCTCTTCTGTAGTCAAGTGAAAATTTTTCTACCAAGAATATCTGTGTTAGGTGAAACTTCCTTACTGTGGTactgaaagaacaaaaacaatCCTTCAGCTGTGTACACCCTTCGGAGAGGCCTTCCTGTGTGAGACTTTGTAGCTGTGTTTAATCTCCTGTACTTAATTTTGTAGCTTTGAGTATCCAGTGAACTTCAGGAAGAAACCAATCACAGCCACGTCCAGACACAGAAGCAGGCAGCTGCCCTGAGTaccctgcagcaggctgagagcctggctggggcagggccaCTCTCCGGATCGTGATGCCACACACACAGTGCAGAACTCTGCCTGTCACTTGCTGCCTCAGTTTGCTCTCAGACATTTTGTGTGTTCAAGCTCCTATTTTGCAAAGTTTGATACATGTGGTAATTTCTATGCTGTAGTTTCACAGCATATGAAATTAAATGCTTGTGGAAATTTTAAGCTCTATTCATTTATGGACTGAGAGCCTTCCTCTTGCTGACAGAGTAACTGAGAAGTGCTAAATGTGCTTGAAAGAGTCAGTGAAGGCGTAAGGACGAGCTCTGGTAGGCACAACCTCACCTGAATAAAGTTTTGTGTCGCAGGGGTCCTGGATGGCGACAGGACAAACCGCAGCTGGTCAGGAACTTCGGGATCAATATCGACCAACACCTCGCGCCAGCCTTTCTCCGTTCGCTGTTTAACGAGCCCAGAGTACTCGTTTAACTCTCCAACAggtaccacagtatctcctttCTTTGGTTGAACTAACATGTCAAGCCTTTTCACAAATGTTTTAGGAACACAATACATTATCAACAACTATGACTCATTCCTATTTCATTCCAATAACTGCCTTAGAAAAAGCTTGTGGTGAAGTCTCATCTGCAGAGCCAACAAATGTAGGTTTCATTATTCTTAAAAGGAATGAGTGATGCTCTGAAGAAAGATGCTGCCTCTTCTATTGACAGGGCAACGTTTAACTTATCAAAAGAATAGATTTCATTCTAGCAGTGATTTGCATAAACTAATTAGCTTCTTCTGAATCATAATTAGCCTCTGTTTTGCTACTCTCATTAGTATTCAAATGAAAGCCCTTCAGTCTTTTGTTATTAGTATTACAGAAAATCATGTGgaaattaaaagctgcatttaTGTAgcataagaaattaaaaaatgccaAAACCTTGAGATTTCTCTCAGCAGAAAGAAATCCTCAGCTTTCTTCAAGTTTTTCCATTCAAGAACAATTACTAATTTTACAGTTATCAGCTGAATTAAGCCTTATTTGTCCAAATTCAGTTAGAATTATTTCATCACCAGAGACAGGGCATGTGTCTAGTTTGGCACCTTAATTCTATTCTTCCTCAAAGAGAAAAGGTGTTTAAGCAGATGGTCACAATTACAATAATAATCTTGCTATACCTGGAACTTATGTATTGGCAGGGCATCAAAGAACTCATGTGCTAGGTAAAAGCTGTAACCTGTGGGAAGGTAaaaaaagaatgcattaaattATTAATGCTTCCAGAGCAGCTtccagtttaaaatatttttatgctttttaatGAATTAAACTAATGTGGTTGTGAAAAAATTATAATTACTTCCAGCTTGGACACATGAAAGGCACCATTCCTACAGCTAGCTCTAGCTTTCAGTCCATGAATTTTAGATCACTGTCTCATGAAAGGAGATTCAGGCAAAGCCAgtgaaagttttttttttttcccatgaaaagaaaaagtcagAATATAGGAAATTGGGTAGCTATCCCTAAATGAAGGTAGGCAGAATAGGTAGCAGTGATGAAAATGAACCAATATCCTGCCTCAGACTCATGGAAGTAAGAACAAATACGTATATAACTACTTTTCTGTTCAGTGTGAAGGTTGCAGAGATGCCCTCTGCTATCAAAAGCTGTCAGTGAGGGAAGGGCACCATCCCTTTAACGAGGCATTCAAGCTCCTTACCTGGTGGCACATCTTGAATGTCTCTGTaccaaaaaatgggaattccagTCTTGCTAACACCTTTCATGTAAGCAGACTTGTCCTCAGGGTTTGGCTGTACCTTTCCTCCTGTCAGCATCATTCCTTGGATCTCACTGAGTTTGGGGCTCACTTCTACCAGATGAACAGAGACATCACATTTACTAAGAACAGAGGCGAGCTGATTGAAGACCTATAAAGGCAGATGAATTCTATTAGGCACAGTCTTGTGCTGTGTACATTAAAGGTTTAAGTACTAACCTCTCTTCTCACTATTTACAGTCAAGATAAAAGGCTTAGTTGGCTTTAATAACAAAACAATCTCAGTGAGAGAGACTGCATTTTGCTCCTTTGGTAGGAAGTGGGATTTTCTTCATAAATCTTAATAAAAGCTGCTATGTTTCTAGTAAAGTTGCAAAACCCAGCACACATTTCATGGCTCTAAGGGCAACAATATGAAATGCTAATTTGGAATAGTAGTAGCAGCTCCTCTAAGACCTGCAGAAGGTCTAGCATTGGGAGAGAAATGGTTTGGTTTTCCCTGGCACCTTAAACAAGTGTTTGATATCCTACATTTCACTTCTTTCATTAACATATATAAATAGAAGTTCTTATGTGGTGCTAAATCCCATTAGCAATCTGTTTATGAGTTAGCAGCATTTTAATTAAGACAGCCATGCAAGCATGACTGAGCACAAAGGGTTAACTCAAAAGAAATAAGCCCCTGAAATCCCCAAAGGAATTAACTCAATTTCATTCCTGTGTTATTGTCCTCCCTGCTTCTGTTCCGTGCACTAAAGTCTCCATCCCAGTTACACATAGCAACACCTTCCTAGATGGTTTTCAGTTTGGATACCGTTTTCCtacacagaaataatttataaGGGAATATTCCTGCCCTCCCCTTCTATCCAGTGGTGTTTGGAAGGTCATGGGTGTGTCTGCACAGTGTGCACACGCTGGCCCCTGTTCTGCTTTCACCAGAGAGCCCTGGTGCCAGAAACTCATCTATTCTGATTAGAGTCTGAGCCGCCAACCTGACTGAAGTGATCTGGTCACTAGGGAAAGGTAAACCCTGACAGCAAAACACCATCCCTTCACGTTTCACTGTAGCTATGGACTAAACAAAGAATGTCAGTAGTTTTCACCTACCCGCAGTATGTCGTCGGTAAGGGtgcccctccctgggcccagCTCCACCAGCTGGAAGGTGTTGGGTTTGCCCATGGCCATCCATTCACTAATGTACCATATTCCTATTAACTGTCAGTGAGAAACAACACAGAGGTTACAGCAGTAACTTCAGCACTTGTGGAAAATCGTATCTGCCTTCTGTCTGATAATAACTAAGATAACAGCGTGACATTCTGTCTCCATATTTTAAAGTTAAGAATTATGATACATAACTTCACATTCTTGTCTTTAAGTATTAAAATTGTTGACTGATTGCTGTCAGCCCAGCAGAAGCAACTCTCCATCAGTAAATGTGGGGACTCTGTTCTGGCTGGAGCAAGAACTTTTACTTAAGGCTCAAATGCAGATCAGTGCTGAAGTGCCTCTGGACAACTGTTCTTCCTGACAATGAATTTACCAAAGCATCATGGAGAACAGAATTTAGCCACTCTTCACTACTGGAAATGATACACAAACCAGAATGAGCCAGATCAAACTctggagattttttttgagGGGAGTTTTCACAATTTCACACTGGAAAACCACCATAACTCTTTTTATTTATAAGCAAGTTCTGTATGAAAGTGTTACTAAGCACAGATGGTGTTTCAGATTACACACATGAAAGGgctttcagaaaaacaaaacactccTTCTCCCTCAAAATCAGTTTTTCTCTTGGAAAATAACTTGAATCTTATCATTGCTACTCAAGTATTTTGACATTGGAGAGGTATCTGAACACTGGCatggaaatcacagaatcctagaaCAGGTAATGTTGGGAGGGACCACACTGGGCAATCTGgaccaacctccctgctcagtcAGAGTCattccagagcacatggcacaggattgtatCCAGATGGTTCTTTAATGTCTCtggagagggagactccacaacctctctgggcagtctgtACCAGTGCGTGGACACCTGcccagtaaagaaattcttcctcatgttcaggtggaacttctgtgcatcagtttctgcccatcgCCTCCTGTCCTattgctgggcaccactgagcacagcctggctccatcctcttggcacctcccttcagatactcacagacattgatgaggtcccctctcagtctctCTTCCTGAGGCTggacaggcccagctccctcagcctttcctcataagagagatgctccagtgccttaatcatctttgttaccctccactggagctgctccaggagctccacgtCTCTCTtgccctgaggagcccagagctggacacagcactccagatgtgcctcaccagggctgagtagaggggcaggatcgcCTCCCTTGACCAGCTGCCAATGCTCTTCCTGCTGCACCCCAGGAttccattggccttcttggccccaagggctcactgctggctcatggacagttTGTTGTCCACCACGATCCCAGCCAGCCCCGCGTagataaagtgaaaaaaaaaaaaaaattacttaagaTGCAAGGAACTGCATTACCTCTCCGAACACCTGACTTATTTCAGGCGAGGTGATGAAGTCCCCGCTCTCGCCGACGCCGCCGCGGCGGGTGTAGTAACCCTGCGAGAGGGAAGCGGGCCGGGAGCGCGGTgagcggcggggccgaggcacggcctccccggcccggcccggccccggcgcacCTGGCCGGGGTTGGTGAGTGCCTCCCGCATGTACTCGGCCACCGTGACCGGCCCGCTGGCCCGCAGCTTGCGCGCCAGGTG
This Aphelocoma coerulescens isolate FSJ_1873_10779 chromosome 3, UR_Acoe_1.0, whole genome shotgun sequence DNA region includes the following protein-coding sequences:
- the NDUFAF7 gene encoding protein arginine methyltransferase NDUFAF7, mitochondrial encodes the protein MVLLLARRALLAGRRRLPRPAAPPQAPAAAARLCSGPGGEAEAADGDGTMLRHLARKLRASGPVTVAEYMREALTNPGQGYYTRRGGVGESGDFITSPEISQVFGELIGIWYISEWMAMGKPNTFQLVELGPGRGTLTDDILRVFNQLASVLSKCDVSVHLVEVSPKLSEIQGMMLTGGKVQPNPEDKSAYMKGVSKTGIPIFWYRDIQDVPPGYSFYLAHEFFDALPIHKFQRTEKGWREVLVDIDPEVPDQLRFVLSPSRTPATQNFIQPEETRDHVEVCPEAGVIVQRLASRIEKDGGAALVADYGHDGTKTDTFRGFRNHKLHNVLRAPGTADLTADVDFSYLRKMAQGRTATLGPIKQREFLKNMGIDLRLQVLLQNSGDTATREQLLHSYDMLMNPEKMGDCFNFFALLPHHRLVHPDKKDKPESKSPLPPVAGFNELLLK